The genomic interval ATGATCTTCATGACGCCGAACACGAGCAGCAGCCCGGTCGCCACCGCATAGAGGATGGCGGCGGTCGTCACGATGTCCAGCGTCTGGCCGATCATGCGAGGGTCCTTGGAGTTGGAGGCACGGCGGGATGACGGTGCGCACGGAGCCCGGCATCCCAGATCGGTGGGCGTGAGAGGCGGCGGGCGGGCACGGAAGCCGCCGCCTCTCACCGGGCGCTTGGCGTCACTCTGCCCCTACAGCGGGAGTGACGCGTCGCATCGGGACCCGTAAGGCGAAGGGGCGCACGCTCACTTCAGCTTCGGGCACTGGTCGCCGGGATCGACGTCCTTGAAGGTCGACATGATCGAGACCGAGCCGTCGCCCTTCACCTGGCCGAGATACATGGTCAGCGGCGCGTGGCGCTGCTTGTTCATGACGATGGTGCCGCGCGGGCCTTCCACCGCGACCTCGGCCAGCGCCGGGATCACCTTGGCGGCCTCGGTCGTGCCGGCCTTTTCTACCGCCGCCTTGTAGGCGTAGACCGCTTCATACTGCGGCACCGAGAGTTCATTCGGCGTCCTCAGCTCCGCGCCGAACTTCTTCTCCATCGCGGCGAGGAAGGCCTTGTTGGCCGGGGTGTCGATATTGGTGAAGTAGGAGCCGGCGATGTAGATGCCCTCGGCATCCGGGCCCATGGACTTGGCGGTGCCCTCATCCACGGCGAGGTTGCCATAGAGCGACTTGATGCCCGCCGCGCGCAGCTGCTTGGTCAGCGTCACATTCGGCGCGCCGCCGGCGGTGGAGGTGATGATGGCGTCGGGATTGGCGGCCTTCACCTTGGCGAGGATGGCGGTCCAGTCGGTGGCGTCCATCGGGGCGTATTCGTCGCCGACGATCTTGCCGCCGGTCTTCTCGATATATTCCTTGGTGAAGGCCAGCATGCCGCGCCCGAAAGCGTAGTCCGAGCCGATCAGGAAATAGGTCTTGGCACCTTCCTTGTTGAAGAAATCTACAATCGGGGCAACCTGCTGCTCAGGCACCCACGCATTGATATACATGTAGGGATTGCAGGAGCGCCCTTCGTAAAACGATGTGTAAATATAGGGGATTTTGCCGCGGTTGACGATTGGCAGGCCGGCATTGCGGGCGGCCGAGGTCTCCATTGCAACGATCGCATCTACCTTTTTCTGAAAGATCAGTGAGTCATAAGCCTTCTGCGCGCCGGCCGCACCGGAGGCGTCATCGGCGACTTCGAGCACCACCTTCTTGCCGAGGATGCCCCCCTTGGCGTTGATCTCCTCAACCGCCAACTCCGAAGCCTGTACGACGGAGGGCGCGACCACCGAATTGGCGCCGGACAGGCCGACGGGGATGCCGATGGTGATGATGTCGTCGGCGGCGAGCGCCGGGCCGGCAAGCAGGCCGGTGGCGAACACGCCGGCCATCAGCAGGGAGCTACGGGACATAGGCTTTCTCCGGAAGGTTATGGGTTGTTCTTCGGTGGTGGAGGGCAAGCGGGGCTCAGTACCAGCCCCGGGAAATGTCGGAGCCGAGCATCTCGGCATAGACATCGGTGCGGCGGTCGCGCAGCACTTGGTTGAAGGCGTTCCAGTTGCGGGCGCGGCGAGCGGCGCCGAGGTCGATCTCGGCGGAGACGATTTCCTCCCCGTCGCGGCTGGCCGGGCCGGCGGCGGGCCAGCCGGTGTAGCTGATGATGAGGCTCTGCCCCTCGAAGGGCTGGCCGCGCTCGGTGCCGATGCGGTCGGCGCAGGCGATGTAGAGCGAGTTGGAATGGGCGGCGCCCATGGCGAGGATGTTGGCCATCGCCTCGCGCCCCTCCGCCTGGCCGGGGATCGGCACCCAGTTGGTGGGCACGCAAATGATGTCGGCGCCCTGCAGTGCCTGCAGCCGGTAGGTCTCGGGGAACCAGCCATCGTAGCAGATGGCGACGCCGATCCGCCCCAGCGGGGTCTGGAACACCGGGAAGCCGTTATTGCCGGGCTCGAAGAACAGGTTCTCGTTGCCCCACAGATGCATCTTGCGATAGGTGCCGATATGCCCGTCGGGGCCGATCACCACCGCGCTGTTGTAGAGGGCCGTGCCCTCGCGCTCGGTGATGCCGGCGACGATGTGGAGGCCCCGCTCGGCGGCGATGGCCGCCCAGGCCTGGCAGGTCGGCCCGTCGGGAATGGTCTCGGCCAGCGCGAAGGCTTCCTCGCGGGTTTCGAACACATAGCCGGTATTGGCGAGTTCCGGCAGCACGATGAGCTTCGCCCCGCCATCGGCCGCGCAGGCGATGAGGCCGAGCGAATGCGCAACATTGGCGCCCGTGTCGCCGAAACGCGGTTCCATCTGGATGCAGGCGACGCGGACAAGGCTGGAAACCGGCATGGAGGCACACCTCTGCGATCGCGGCGCAAGCAACGCCTCGGTCGAATAGCCCTAGACGCAGGTTCTCACCTGCGTTGAGTGGCCAATTTTGGGGGATTTTCTCAGCAATACTGCTGATGGCGCATCATTGTTGATGACGTCCGCGTCGTCAATTTCATTGCTGACTTAATTATAAGCATATCAATGCAAATAAATTGTGCGTTTGTGATATTTTCGCTCACGTTAGATGCAGTACGATGACTGCGTGACCGAAGCCCACCTGAGCTGAAGGGCCGCCACGCTTCTGCGCATCTAGCCGCGATAAGGTGGGAATAAGCGGAGACAGGCCCCGCCAGGGAACTGCCATGGCTTTCGGCCCGCTGCCGAAGAGCGCGATGGACTAAACCGAAACTGCTCTCGAGCGCCCGCCCAAGGGATGATCCACGCGATCGATGATGGTGAGGCGCGTCAACCAAAGTCGGCGCGCCGTTGCTCCGAAGGGGCGTTCAAGCGTCCGCCGCGCTACGCCGCTGGCATCGTGAGCATTGCTAAGCAGTAACGGTGGCTTCCCTTTGCGTTTGCAACTGCACCAATCGCGCAACATCCCTGCGGAGGTGCCGCAGCTCCGGCCACGGGAAATCCCGCCCCTCAGCGCCATCGGCTCCGATTGCGATCAGAACGTCAAGTTTTGCTGAGAGGCCACGCAGAGACGTCGCGTCTGCGGCAAAGAGCATTGCAGTCAGTCGCTCTTCATCGGCGGAGGCCGCCGCCTCTTCCTGCCGGGCGACGGAGTAGCCGATGGCGCGATCCGCGTCGTCCCAACGGTGCTGATGTATGCGCAGGGCGGTTGCGACTTCATCGCGCCGAACACACAGCGACGGCAGACCGGCCGCAAGCTCGTCGAACTGCCGCAGGGAGTTGATGCGCACCGGTGACGGCAGTTCGGCTGCAGCCAGAACCACCTGCGGAAAGCCGATCGTCCGCGCGAGTTCGGACTCCAGACGTTGCTGTTTCCGGCACAGAGCGAGCGTGCGCCGATGCGCTGCGCGCCACGCCTTCCACGCACCGATGGCGGCATCTGTCGTGCCGCCATCCTGCGGTGCGGCTGCAGCCGAACTGTTGAAGGAAG from Ancylobacter polymorphus carries:
- a CDS encoding substrate-binding protein translates to MAGVFATGLLAGPALAADDIITIGIPVGLSGANSVVAPSVVQASELAVEEINAKGGILGKKVVLEVADDASGAAGAQKAYDSLIFQKKVDAIVAMETSAARNAGLPIVNRGKIPYIYTSFYEGRSCNPYMYINAWVPEQQVAPIVDFFNKEGAKTYFLIGSDYAFGRGMLAFTKEYIEKTGGKIVGDEYAPMDATDWTAILAKVKAANPDAIITSTAGGAPNVTLTKQLRAAGIKSLYGNLAVDEGTAKSMGPDAEGIYIAGSYFTNIDTPANKAFLAAMEKKFGAELRTPNELSVPQYEAVYAYKAAVEKAGTTEAAKVIPALAEVAVEGPRGTIVMNKQRHAPLTMYLGQVKGDGSVSIMSTFKDVDPGDQCPKLK
- a CDS encoding nitrilase family protein, yielding MPVSSLVRVACIQMEPRFGDTGANVAHSLGLIACAADGGAKLIVLPELANTGYVFETREEAFALAETIPDGPTCQAWAAIAAERGLHIVAGITEREGTALYNSAVVIGPDGHIGTYRKMHLWGNENLFFEPGNNGFPVFQTPLGRIGVAICYDGWFPETYRLQALQGADIICVPTNWVPIPGQAEGREAMANILAMGAAHSNSLYIACADRIGTERGQPFEGQSLIISYTGWPAAGPASRDGEEIVSAEIDLGAARRARNWNAFNQVLRDRRTDVYAEMLGSDISRGWY